One stretch of Nomascus leucogenys isolate Asia chromosome 7b, Asia_NLE_v1, whole genome shotgun sequence DNA includes these proteins:
- the TOB2 gene encoding protein Tob2: MQLEIKVALNFIISYLYNKLPRRRADLFGEELERLLKKKYEGHWYPEKPLKGSGFRCVHIGEMVDPVVELAAKRSGLAVEDVRANVPEELSVWIDPFEVSYQIGEKGAVKVLYLDDSEGCGAPELDKEIKSSFNPDAQVFVPIGSQDSSLSNSPSPSFGQSPSPTFIPRSAQPITFTTASFAATKFGSTKMKKGGGAASGGGVASSGAGGQQPPQQPRMARSPTNSLLKHKSLSLSMHSLNFITANPAPQSQLSPNAKEFVYNGGGSPSLFFDAADGQGSGTPGPFGGSGAGTCNSSSFDMAQVFGGGANSLFLEKTPFVEGLSYNLNTMQYPSQPFQPVVLAN, from the coding sequence ATGCAGCTAGAGATCAAAGTGGCCCTGAACTTCATCATCTCCTACTTGTACAACAAGCTGCCCCGGCGCCGGGCAGACCTGTTTGGGGAGGAGCTAGAGCggcttttgaaaaagaaatatgaaggcCACTGGTACCCTGAGAAGCCACTGAAAGGCTCTGGCTTCCGCTGTGTTCACATTGGGGAGATGGTGGACCCCGTGGTGGAGCTGGCCGCCAAGCGGAGTGGCCTGGCGGTGGAAGATGTGCGGGCCAATGTGCCTGAGGAGCTGAGTGTCTGGATTGATCCCTTTGAGGTGTCCTACCAGATTGGTGAGAAGGGAGCTGTGAAAGTGCTGTACCTGGATGACAGTGAGGGCTGCGGTGCCCCAGAGCTGGACAAGGAGATCAAGAGCAGCTTCAACCCTGACGCCCAGGTGTTCGTGCCCATTGGCAGCCAGGACAGCTCCCTGTCCAACTCCCCATCGCCATCCTTTGGCCAGTCACCCAGCCCTACCTTCATTCCCCGCTCCGCTCAGCCCATCACCTTCACCACCGCTTCCTTTGCTGCCACCAAATTTGGCTCCACTAAGATGAAGAAGGGGGGCGGAGCAGCAAGTGGTGGGGGTGTAGCCAGCAGTGGGGCGGGTGGCCAGCAGCCACCACAGCAGCCTCGCATGGCCCGCTCACCCACCAACAGCCTGCTGAAGCACAAGAGCCTCTCTCTGTCTATGCATTCACTGAACTTCATCACGGCCAACCCGGCCCCTCAGTCCCAGCTCTCACCCAATGCCAAGGAGTTCGTGTACAACGGTGGTGGCTCACCCAGCCTCTTCTTTGATGCGGCTGATGGCCAGGGCAGTGGCACCCCAGGCCCGTTTGGAGGCAGTGGGGCTGGCACCTGCAACAGCAGCAGCTTTGACATGGCCCAGGTATTTGGAGGTGGTGCCAACAGCCTCTTCCTGGAGAAGACACCCTTTGTGGAAGGCCTCAGCTACAACCTGAACACCATGCAGTATCCCAGCCAGCCGTTCCAGCCCGTGGTGCTGGCCAACTGA